From Microbacterium sp. LWH11-1.2, one genomic window encodes:
- a CDS encoding cation diffusion facilitator family transporter, which produces MHDHAPAAGGIRSASSRRLLAISLSLTATVMIVQVVGAILTGSLALLADAAHMFTDASALVIALIAASVAARPADDRRTFGYQRAEVFGALINAVILIALAAWVAVEGIGRLIDPSEVEVAGGLMLVVAVVGLIANAISMWLLSRAQRTSINVRGAYLEVMGDLIGSAAVIVAAVIILTTGWMAADAIASLFIAAMIIPRAIALLREVFSVLAESAPKGTAVSEIRTHLLAYEGVTGVHDVHVWQLTRGAPVFTAHVSVDPALLADGRSAKLLSEMQACLADHFDVEHSTFQIEPAEQSDCEPHHA; this is translated from the coding sequence ATGCACGATCACGCACCCGCCGCCGGCGGCATCCGCTCGGCGAGCAGCAGACGCCTCCTGGCGATCTCGCTGTCGCTGACCGCGACCGTCATGATCGTGCAGGTCGTCGGAGCGATCCTCACCGGCTCCCTCGCGCTGCTCGCCGACGCGGCGCACATGTTCACGGATGCTTCGGCGCTCGTGATCGCGCTCATCGCGGCATCCGTCGCCGCGCGTCCGGCCGATGACCGGCGCACGTTCGGCTATCAGCGGGCCGAGGTCTTCGGCGCTCTGATCAACGCCGTGATCCTGATCGCCCTGGCGGCCTGGGTCGCCGTCGAGGGCATCGGGCGCCTCATCGATCCGAGCGAGGTCGAGGTCGCCGGCGGGCTCATGCTCGTCGTCGCCGTCGTGGGTCTGATCGCCAACGCGATCTCGATGTGGCTGCTGAGCCGCGCCCAGCGCACCAGCATCAACGTGCGCGGCGCGTACCTGGAGGTCATGGGCGACCTGATCGGCTCTGCCGCGGTCATCGTGGCCGCGGTGATCATCCTGACCACGGGATGGATGGCGGCGGACGCCATCGCCTCGCTGTTCATCGCCGCGATGATCATCCCTCGGGCGATCGCGCTGCTACGCGAGGTGTTCTCGGTGCTCGCCGAGTCCGCGCCGAAAGGCACGGCGGTGAGCGAGATCCGCACGCACCTGCTCGCGTACGAGGGCGTCACCGGCGTGCACGACGTGCACGTCTGGCAGCTCACCCGTGGCGCCCCGGTGTTCACGGCGCACGTCAGCGTGGATCCGGCGCTCCTGGCCGATGGGCGCTCGGCGAAGCTGCTCTCCGAGATGCAGGCCTGCCTCGCGGATCATTTCGACGTGGAGCATTCGACGTTCCAGATCGAACCGGCCGAGCAGTCCGACTGCGAGCCGCACCACGCCTGA
- the ligD gene encoding non-homologous end-joining DNA ligase: MVGEAQVVQVDGRRLRVTNLDKVVYPETGTTKGEVIAYYSAIAPLLLPLLDGRPVTRKRWVEGVGTADAPADAFFTKQLEPGAPEWIPRQAIQHSDGPKEYPLVEDVPTLVWLAQVAAIELHVPQWRFAPDGLPGRPDRLVLDLDPGPGVGLAQCAEVARIARGILSDMGLDPLPVTSGSKGIHLYAALPGEQTSHEISAVVKELARLIENEHPDLATSVMSKAVRGGKVFLDWSQNNGKKTTISPYSLRGRAQPWVAAPRTWDELDDPDLAQLDIDEVLSRAADGIDPLAALRPEPVVPASPPASAPAAAPAVPRRSSRHPRIAAAPASGTTTATLAPMLAENGTPALARALSDPSWVEVKWDGIRAMGTWADGRMLLHARRGTDITARYPELTADGAPFFPATDALVDGEIVAFDAQCRPSFSLLQNRMHLTRLREIEREVVRTPIVYMLFDLLRLDGHDLTSMPLHQRRTLLEDLVADLDAPIQVPPVFDDVDAALAASEQFGLEGVVAKDPASRYRPGLRSPSWLKLKHTRMQEAVIVGIRPGKGDRESTLGSLLLAVPDPANGRELRYVGRVGTGFTERILRDLLTRLEPLRVPSAPLDGVPAPDASDALWVRPELVGEVEFANWTPDGVLRHARWRGLRPDKTADEIVVEP, from the coding sequence ATGGTCGGAGAAGCGCAGGTGGTGCAGGTCGACGGCCGCCGTCTGCGCGTGACCAATCTCGACAAGGTCGTCTACCCCGAGACCGGCACCACCAAGGGCGAGGTCATCGCGTACTACTCCGCGATCGCTCCGCTTCTGCTCCCCCTCCTCGACGGCCGCCCGGTCACGCGCAAGCGGTGGGTGGAGGGGGTCGGAACGGCGGATGCTCCGGCCGACGCGTTCTTCACGAAGCAGCTCGAGCCGGGAGCCCCGGAGTGGATCCCGCGGCAGGCGATCCAGCACTCCGACGGACCCAAGGAGTATCCGCTCGTCGAAGACGTGCCGACTCTGGTGTGGCTCGCGCAGGTCGCCGCGATCGAGCTGCACGTTCCCCAATGGCGCTTCGCCCCCGATGGCCTCCCCGGACGTCCCGACCGACTCGTGCTCGACCTCGATCCGGGGCCGGGCGTGGGTCTCGCGCAGTGCGCCGAGGTCGCCCGCATCGCCCGCGGCATCCTCTCCGACATGGGGCTCGACCCTCTTCCCGTCACGAGCGGCAGCAAGGGCATCCACCTGTACGCCGCCCTTCCCGGCGAGCAGACCAGCCACGAGATCTCGGCCGTGGTGAAGGAGCTCGCGCGGCTCATCGAGAACGAGCACCCCGACCTCGCGACGAGCGTCATGTCGAAGGCGGTCCGCGGCGGAAAGGTGTTCCTCGACTGGAGCCAGAACAACGGCAAGAAGACGACGATCTCGCCCTATTCGCTGCGCGGCCGCGCGCAGCCGTGGGTCGCCGCCCCACGCACCTGGGACGAGCTCGACGATCCCGACCTGGCGCAGCTCGACATCGACGAGGTGCTCTCCCGCGCCGCGGACGGCATCGACCCGCTGGCGGCGTTACGGCCGGAGCCCGTGGTCCCGGCCTCTCCCCCGGCATCCGCTCCGGCGGCGGCGCCCGCCGTTCCCCGACGGTCCTCGCGACATCCGCGGATCGCCGCCGCACCGGCGTCCGGGACGACCACCGCCACTCTCGCGCCCATGCTCGCCGAGAACGGCACCCCCGCGCTCGCCCGCGCACTCAGCGACCCGTCGTGGGTCGAGGTCAAATGGGACGGCATCCGCGCGATGGGAACGTGGGCGGACGGACGGATGCTGCTGCACGCGCGCCGCGGAACCGACATCACGGCGCGCTACCCCGAACTCACCGCCGATGGCGCTCCGTTCTTCCCTGCCACGGACGCCCTGGTCGACGGTGAGATCGTCGCCTTCGACGCTCAGTGCCGGCCGAGCTTCTCCCTGCTGCAGAACCGGATGCACCTCACGCGACTGCGCGAGATCGAGCGGGAGGTGGTGCGCACGCCGATCGTCTACATGCTGTTCGACCTGCTGCGCCTCGACGGGCACGACCTGACGTCGATGCCGCTGCACCAGCGCCGCACCCTGCTGGAGGACCTCGTCGCCGACCTGGACGCGCCGATCCAGGTCCCGCCGGTCTTCGACGACGTCGACGCCGCCCTCGCGGCCAGTGAGCAGTTCGGTCTCGAGGGTGTCGTCGCGAAGGACCCGGCATCGCGGTACCGGCCGGGACTGCGATCGCCCTCCTGGCTGAAGCTCAAGCACACGCGCATGCAGGAGGCCGTGATCGTCGGCATCCGTCCCGGCAAGGGCGACAGGGAGAGCACGCTCGGCTCGCTGCTGCTCGCGGTGCCGGACCCAGCGAACGGTCGCGAGCTGCGCTACGTCGGACGCGTGGGCACGGGGTTCACCGAGCGCATCCTGCGCGATCTCCTCACCCGCCTCGAACCGCTGCGCGTGCCCTCTGCCCCGCTCGACGGGGTGCCGGCGCCCGATGCCTCCGATGCACTGTGGGTGCGGCCGGAGCTCGTCGGGGAAGTCGAGTTCGCGAACTGGACGCCCGACGGCGTTCTCCGGCACGCGCGGTGGCGAGGTCTGCGGCCCGACAAGACAGCCGACGAGATCGTCGTCGAACCCTGA
- a CDS encoding Ku protein has translation MRTIWKGALTFGLVNVPVKVYSATEDHDVPLHQVHEKDGGRIRYQRTCEVCGETVAYADIDKAYVEEGQTVVLTKDDLAALPAEKSREIDVVEFVPSDQVDLLTLDKPYYLEPDSKSAKAYVLLRKTLEQTDRTAIVRFTLRQKTRLAALRVRGKVLVLQTLLWADEVREAEFPALDEDVRISKKELEMSAALVDSYSADFDPEAFVDEYQKELRTLIDAKIEAGESFEIADSFGEADADSKGGEVIDLMEALRESVARSKEKRASEKPAKAKKPAKKTG, from the coding sequence ATGAGGACGATCTGGAAGGGCGCGTTGACGTTCGGGCTCGTGAACGTGCCGGTGAAGGTGTATTCGGCGACGGAGGACCACGACGTGCCGCTGCATCAGGTGCACGAGAAGGACGGCGGGCGCATCCGCTACCAGCGCACGTGCGAGGTGTGCGGAGAGACCGTCGCCTACGCCGACATCGACAAGGCGTATGTCGAGGAGGGGCAGACGGTCGTGCTCACCAAGGACGACCTCGCCGCGCTGCCGGCGGAGAAGAGCCGCGAGATCGACGTCGTCGAGTTCGTGCCCTCCGATCAGGTCGATCTGCTGACGCTCGACAAGCCGTACTACCTCGAGCCCGACTCGAAGTCGGCGAAGGCCTACGTGCTGCTGCGCAAGACGCTCGAGCAGACCGACCGGACCGCGATCGTGCGCTTCACGCTGCGGCAGAAGACCCGGCTCGCGGCCCTGCGCGTGCGCGGAAAGGTGCTCGTGCTGCAGACCCTGCTCTGGGCTGACGAGGTGCGCGAGGCCGAGTTCCCCGCGCTCGACGAGGACGTGCGGATCTCGAAGAAGGAGCTCGAGATGTCGGCCGCCCTGGTCGACAGCTACTCGGCCGACTTCGATCCCGAAGCCTTCGTCGACGAGTACCAGAAGGAGCTGCGCACCCTCATCGACGCGAAGATCGAGGCAGGCGAGAGCTTCGAGATCGCCGACAGCTTCGGCGAAGCGGATGCCGACAGCAAGGGCGGCGAGGTCATCGACCTCATGGAGGCGCTGCGCGAGAGCGTCGCGCGATCCAAGGAGAAGCGCGCGAGCGAGAAGCCGGCGAAGGCGAAGAAGCCGGCGAAGAAGACCGGCTGA
- a CDS encoding VTT domain-containing protein — translation MLHAPNALIPWLDPATIIGTAGPWALLVVCFIVFAETGLLVGFLLPGDTLLVISGLLSHPIAGSEHGVFGVNVWIVALLIGLAAFVGGEVGYVIGHKGGPAVFERKESGLFSKKNVERTNAFFERFGGITVILARFVPIVRTFAPVAAGVGHMPWRKYTLYNLIGAILWGFGLTMFGYLIGFIPPVATFVESYIDLILLAAVGGTALVTLWHYFSERHKAKKAAAAGEDVTTDAGEAEELALNPEVFERAPDLDGDGKH, via the coding sequence ATGCTGCACGCACCCAACGCCCTCATCCCCTGGCTCGACCCCGCGACGATCATCGGTACCGCAGGTCCCTGGGCGCTCCTCGTGGTGTGCTTCATCGTCTTCGCCGAGACCGGCCTCCTCGTGGGCTTCCTGCTGCCGGGCGACACGCTGCTCGTGATCTCGGGGCTGCTCTCGCACCCGATCGCCGGCTCGGAGCACGGTGTCTTCGGCGTCAACGTCTGGATCGTCGCCCTGCTGATCGGCCTCGCGGCCTTCGTGGGTGGAGAGGTCGGCTACGTCATCGGCCACAAGGGCGGACCCGCGGTCTTCGAGCGCAAGGAATCCGGTCTCTTCAGCAAGAAGAACGTCGAGCGCACCAACGCGTTCTTCGAGCGCTTCGGCGGCATCACCGTCATCCTCGCCCGCTTCGTGCCGATCGTGCGCACGTTCGCGCCGGTCGCGGCGGGCGTCGGTCACATGCCGTGGCGCAAGTACACGCTCTACAACCTCATCGGCGCGATCCTCTGGGGCTTCGGTCTGACGATGTTCGGATACCTCATCGGCTTCATCCCGCCGGTGGCGACGTTCGTCGAGAGCTACATCGACCTGATCCTGCTCGCAGCGGTCGGCGGTACGGCACTGGTCACGCTCTGGCACTACTTCTCCGAGCGCCACAAGGCCAAGAAGGCTGCGGCGGCGGGCGAAGACGTCACGACGGATGCCGGGGAGGCCGAGGAACTCGCCCTGAACCCCGAGGTGTTCGAGCGGGCTCCCGACCTGGACGGCGACGGCAAGCACTGA
- a CDS encoding DUF6578 domain-containing protein, with the protein MTRVWLTPWEWACCGDPFAVGDEVDFGIRSRESVLLVDALGTELASSVDALESHHEHEYADRVRGRVAAVQEVTHEVVERTIQVSSRPGCPHESVTFEPVPDTTRLQAVAGVRLPVDRVVARRAELDGAPTDRPRRSCVGWLLDVEETPTEGERKRSGTAG; encoded by the coding sequence ATGACGCGTGTGTGGTTGACGCCGTGGGAGTGGGCCTGCTGCGGCGACCCGTTCGCGGTCGGAGACGAGGTCGACTTCGGCATCCGGTCGCGCGAGTCCGTGCTTCTGGTCGACGCGCTCGGCACCGAACTGGCGTCGTCCGTGGACGCTCTGGAATCGCACCATGAGCACGAGTACGCGGACCGTGTGCGCGGCAGGGTCGCCGCGGTGCAGGAGGTGACGCACGAGGTCGTGGAGCGGACGATCCAGGTCTCATCGAGGCCGGGATGCCCGCACGAGTCGGTGACGTTCGAGCCCGTTCCCGACACGACTCGACTCCAGGCGGTCGCCGGTGTGCGGCTGCCCGTCGACCGGGTCGTCGCGCGGCGCGCGGAACTCGACGGTGCGCCAACCGACCGCCCGCGACGATCTTGCGTCGGCTGGCTCCTCGACGTGGAAGAGACCCCGACAGAGGGAGAACGGAAGCGCTCCGGAACTGCGGGCTGA
- a CDS encoding ATPase, T2SS/T4P/T4SS family, whose translation MSHPSALVAERVRSRLRVEGVDPSIDPDTARRIAQAEVRRHDDHALARGEALIDDEVACVRDVLAAVSGIGPLQPFLDDAEIEEIWVNGDGHVHVARGGVTERTGLRLADTTVRDLVERMLQPTGRRVDISQPFVDASLPDGSRLHVAIADVVRGSWVVNIRKFLPRYRTLDALTAQGAMPVAIADLLRDAMRGGRSVIVSGATHAGKTTLLGALLASCADSQRIITVEETFELAVEGTDLVALQGRQAGLEGTGEITLRRLVKEALRMRPDRLVVGEVRDAEALDLVLALNTGVPGAGTVHANSATEALEKLAILPLLAGRNIDRTFIAPALAAAIDLVVHCARDASGQRRVQEIVAPTGEVVEGRIRTRTLYDAARRSGVAS comes from the coding sequence GTGAGTCATCCGTCTGCCCTCGTCGCCGAACGCGTGCGATCGCGGTTGCGGGTCGAGGGTGTGGATCCGTCGATCGATCCGGATACAGCTCGACGCATCGCCCAGGCGGAGGTGCGTCGTCATGACGACCATGCACTGGCCCGCGGCGAGGCCTTGATCGACGACGAGGTCGCCTGCGTGCGCGATGTGCTCGCGGCGGTGAGCGGGATCGGACCCCTGCAGCCGTTCCTGGACGACGCAGAGATCGAGGAGATCTGGGTGAACGGCGACGGTCACGTGCACGTCGCGCGCGGCGGAGTGACGGAGCGCACCGGACTGCGGCTCGCCGACACGACGGTGCGCGATCTGGTGGAGCGGATGCTGCAGCCCACCGGGCGCCGGGTGGACATCAGCCAGCCCTTCGTCGACGCCTCCCTGCCTGACGGCTCGCGACTGCACGTCGCGATCGCGGATGTCGTTCGAGGCTCCTGGGTGGTGAACATCCGCAAGTTCCTGCCTCGATACCGCACCCTGGACGCGCTGACGGCACAGGGCGCGATGCCGGTCGCGATCGCCGACCTGCTGCGTGACGCGATGCGGGGCGGTCGCAGCGTGATCGTGTCCGGCGCGACACACGCCGGCAAGACGACACTGCTCGGTGCGCTTCTGGCCTCCTGCGCGGACTCCCAGCGCATCATCACTGTCGAGGAGACCTTCGAGCTCGCTGTCGAGGGGACCGATCTCGTCGCTCTTCAGGGACGGCAGGCCGGCCTCGAAGGCACCGGGGAGATCACTCTGCGGCGGCTCGTGAAAGAGGCGCTGCGCATGCGCCCGGACCGGCTGGTCGTCGGCGAGGTGCGCGATGCGGAGGCGCTCGACCTCGTCCTCGCACTCAACACCGGGGTTCCCGGGGCGGGAACCGTGCACGCGAACTCGGCAACGGAAGCCTTGGAGAAGCTCGCGATCCTGCCGTTGCTCGCCGGACGGAACATCGATCGCACCTTCATCGCACCCGCGCTCGCCGCGGCGATCGACCTGGTCGTGCACTGTGCACGTGACGCGTCCGGACAGCGCCGCGTGCAGGAGATCGTCGCTCCGACCGGTGAGGTCGTCGAGGGAAGGATCAGGACTCGCACGCTCTATGACGCGGCGCGTCGAAGCGGGGTCGCGTCGTGA
- a CDS encoding type II secretion system F family protein — protein sequence MTVLMGALLAAGVLLSLSPWMWPVHDREMHAVRKGRLARLLEEAGADAVAPRVLIAVMLAAALLVASAVWLVTGIAVLAALAGAAAGAAPVMWLRGRRLRLRRLRRQLWPDVCDLLIAAIRVGLSLPDAVAGLAESSPAMLRPAFVVFARDLRATGRFETSLDRLKTSLADPIGDRIVETLRMARQVGGTELISVLRALSSSVRADAALRGEVEARQSWIRGAAVLGAIAPWVVLGLLVMRPEGASAYGTPEGVIVICVGAAVSVLAFRIMIRIGRLPEPRRWFG from the coding sequence GTGACCGTCCTCATGGGCGCGCTGCTCGCCGCGGGCGTCCTGCTGAGCCTGTCGCCGTGGATGTGGCCCGTGCACGACCGGGAGATGCACGCCGTCCGGAAGGGCCGTCTCGCGCGCCTGCTGGAAGAGGCCGGTGCGGATGCCGTGGCCCCGCGGGTCCTGATCGCCGTGATGCTCGCGGCAGCCCTGCTGGTCGCATCCGCCGTCTGGCTCGTCACCGGCATCGCCGTCCTGGCGGCCCTCGCCGGTGCGGCCGCGGGTGCGGCGCCTGTGATGTGGCTGCGAGGGCGCCGGCTGAGGCTGCGCCGCCTGCGTCGGCAGCTGTGGCCGGATGTCTGCGACCTGCTCATCGCCGCGATCCGCGTCGGTCTCTCCCTGCCTGACGCGGTGGCGGGGCTGGCGGAGTCGTCGCCGGCGATGCTTCGTCCCGCCTTCGTGGTGTTCGCGCGCGACCTGCGCGCCACGGGACGATTCGAGACCAGCCTCGACCGGTTGAAGACGTCGCTGGCAGACCCGATCGGCGACCGGATCGTGGAGACGCTGCGCATGGCGCGACAGGTCGGCGGCACCGAGCTCATCTCCGTGCTGCGCGCGCTCTCCTCGTCGGTGCGAGCGGATGCCGCGCTGCGGGGAGAGGTGGAGGCGCGCCAGTCCTGGATCCGCGGTGCTGCGGTGCTGGGGGCGATCGCACCGTGGGTCGTGCTCGGTCTCCTCGTCATGAGGCCCGAGGGTGCCTCGGCCTACGGCACGCCAGAGGGCGTCATCGTGATCTGTGTCGGCGCCGCCGTCTCGGTCCTCGCCTTCCGGATCATGATCCGGATCGGCAGGCTGCCGGAGCCTCGGAGATGGTTCGGATGA
- a CDS encoding type II secretion system F family protein encodes MSGLSVLASAVLIGGTLAAGLLCILAALPRWRAVSLTVRIAPYVRDVVADEDMPRGLLRGAGMLPAGNRGLWQRAQQGFDRMLGGGEILRLRLAQAGLSADPVAFRGRQLGWLLAGISVGALAVIALAVAGRMSAPVVAIPILAGATAAVGYDMQLSVRAKARRGRLTDELPTTLEFLALCLSAGEGFLDSLRRVAAVGSGELSAELRQVVLAAGTGSPLADALSEMATRLQLPGLARAVDQVISALEHGAPLAGVLHAQAGDAREDAKRTLIEQAGRKEILMLLPLVFLILPLSVLFAIYPGLFILRLGIG; translated from the coding sequence ATGAGCGGACTCTCGGTTCTCGCGAGCGCGGTGCTGATCGGCGGAACCCTCGCGGCGGGGCTGCTGTGCATCCTGGCGGCGCTGCCACGGTGGCGGGCTGTCTCGCTGACCGTGCGCATCGCGCCGTATGTGCGCGACGTCGTCGCCGACGAGGACATGCCCCGTGGTCTGCTGCGGGGCGCGGGGATGCTTCCGGCAGGGAACCGGGGGCTCTGGCAGCGCGCGCAGCAGGGATTCGACCGGATGCTGGGTGGCGGGGAGATCCTCCGGCTTCGGCTGGCCCAGGCCGGGCTGTCCGCGGACCCTGTCGCGTTCCGGGGTCGACAGCTGGGATGGCTGCTCGCCGGAATCAGCGTAGGAGCGCTCGCCGTGATCGCGCTGGCCGTCGCCGGCAGGATGTCCGCGCCGGTCGTCGCGATCCCGATCCTCGCCGGGGCGACAGCCGCGGTCGGCTACGACATGCAGCTCTCGGTGCGGGCCAAGGCCCGCCGCGGTCGGCTCACCGACGAGCTCCCGACGACGCTCGAGTTCCTGGCCCTCTGTCTGTCGGCGGGTGAGGGCTTCCTCGATTCGCTGCGGCGGGTCGCCGCCGTCGGCTCCGGGGAACTCAGCGCAGAGCTGCGACAAGTCGTCCTCGCCGCGGGAACGGGTTCTCCTCTCGCGGATGCGCTGAGCGAGATGGCGACGCGCCTGCAGCTCCCCGGACTCGCGCGCGCCGTGGATCAGGTCATCTCCGCGCTCGAGCACGGTGCGCCACTCGCCGGCGTGCTGCACGCACAGGCAGGCGATGCTCGCGAAGACGCGAAGCGCACCCTCATCGAGCAGGCGGGGCGCAAGGAGATCCTGATGCTCCTGCCGCTGGTGTTCCTCATCCTCCCGCTGTCGGTGCTCTTCGCGATCTACCCGGGACTCTTCATCCTCCGGCTCGGCATCGGCTGA
- a CDS encoding TadE/TadG family type IV pilus assembly protein has protein sequence MCGPRVLHDERGSSPVEFVLVGTLLTVLTLAVLQLALAVYVRNVVHDAAVEGAYHAALADTSLEEGAERSRSVITRAVGAAYAGDVIVGTSEELGHETVDVRIRTSLPVLGLIGVPYALEVEAHAPVESLGEE, from the coding sequence ATGTGTGGCCCTCGGGTGCTGCACGACGAGCGAGGTTCGAGCCCGGTCGAGTTCGTGCTGGTCGGCACGCTCCTCACCGTGCTCACGCTGGCGGTGCTGCAGCTGGCGCTGGCCGTATACGTGCGCAACGTCGTCCATGATGCGGCCGTCGAAGGGGCGTATCACGCCGCACTCGCCGACACGAGCCTGGAAGAGGGCGCGGAGCGGTCGCGGTCGGTGATCACCCGGGCGGTCGGCGCAGCGTATGCGGGGGACGTCATCGTCGGCACCTCGGAGGAACTCGGCCACGAGACCGTCGATGTGCGCATCCGCACGTCTCTCCCCGTGCTCGGGCTCATCGGAGTCCCCTACGCGCTGGAGGTGGAAGCGCATGCACCGGTGGAGAGCCTGGGCGAGGAATGA